From the genome of Malus sylvestris chromosome 6, drMalSylv7.2, whole genome shotgun sequence, one region includes:
- the LOC126626477 gene encoding SH3 domain-containing protein C23A1.17-like has protein sequence MDPPPPPYPTPYLYPPPITAVSAAPTITPATVEAQNNIITTTHVAANPTPAPNPAPNHPPYAEMIYGAITALREKDGSSKRAIEKYIERVYSGLPATHSSLLTHHLKRLKNSGHLVMVKKSYKLPGSEGSVPPPPPPPTSAADAASTAAIPSPGPARGRGRPPKNNPIFDHPISQQPISHQFIPFPQQQPFPILQLPTLQQPIPILEQPNSHQQQPIPIPQQPNSQPVPDEPNSQPMLVALGLADEPGSEKRRPGRPRKVVAGAGVGQAVGSPVSGKRGRGRPLGTRLPKKKAGRPPKPKSVSAVGGPNGIVKRGRGRPSKAEPKSVFFPYATNVPIIGAFEQSNVPNVVAPQQPQPGAKRRGRPSKKKVEAASAATVRVGGMVPGKRGRPPGLPGIKRPSKKSGRPVGRPRKNASAETTEAPNPKSVVNGEFKRKLEYFQFKVGQAVGALKPYLNPESADSAVAAIQELEGLATMDISAPLDIQAQQPPMLQS, from the exons ATGGACCCACCACCACCTCCGTATCCAACTCCGTATCTTTACCCACCGCCCATCACCGCCGTCTCAGCCGCCCCAACCATCACTCCCGCCACCGTCGAAGCTCAAAATAACATTATCACCACTACCCATGTAGCTGCCAACCCCACTCCTGCTCCGAACCCTGCTCCCAATCACCCTCCTTACGCCGAG ATGATATACGGAGCGATAACGGCGTTAAGGGAGAAGGACGGGTCGAGCAAGAGGGCTATAGAGAAGTACATAGAGCGAGTCTACTCGGGGCTCCCGGCGACTCATTCGTCCTTGTTGACTCACCACCTCAAGCGCTTGAAGAACAGTGGTCACCTCGTTATGGTCAAAAAGTCGTACAAGCTTCCTGGATCTGAGGGTTCCGttccccctccccctcctcctcctacTTCAGCTGCTGACGCTGCCTCCACGGCGGCGATTCCCTCTCCTGGGCCTGCAAGAGGCCGTGGCCGCCCTCCCAAAAACAACCCTATTTTTGACCATCCTATTTCCCAACAACCCATTAGCCATCAATTCATCCCCTTTCCCCAGCAGCAGCCCTTTCCAATTCTCCAACTGCCCACTTTACAGCAACCCATTCCGATTCTCGAGCAGCCCAATTCCCACCAGCAACAACCCATTCCCATTCCCCAGCAGCCCAATTCCCAGCCCGTCCCAGATGAGCCCAATTCCCAGCCCATGCTAGTCGCTCTCGGACTCGCCGACGAGCCAGGGTCGGAGAAGAGGCGCCCAGGTCGGCCGCGTAAGGTGGTTGCCGGTGCTGGAGTTGGACAAGCTGTGGGCAGCCCGGTGTCTGGCAAGAGGGGCCGGGGTCGTCCGCTGGGAACCAGGTTGCCAAAGAAGAAGGCTGGGCGTCCTCCCAAGCCAAAGTCCGTGTCTGCTGTCGGAGGCCCCAACGGAATTGTGAAGAGGGGCCGCGGGAGGCCTTCGAAAGCTGAGCCGAAGAGCGTCTTCTTTCCGTATGCCACCAATGTGCCTATCATTGGTGCATTTGAGCAGAGCAATGTGCCCAATGTGGTGGCGCCACAGCAACCGCAACCGGGGGCGAAGCGCAGAGGCCGACCCTCAAAGAAGAAGGTAGAAGCTGCTTCTGCTGCTACTGTGCGTGTTGGTGGTATGGTGCCCGGTAAGCGCGGTCGGCCGCCTGGCCTGCCTGGAATAAAGCGGCCCTCGAAAAAGAGCGGAAGGCCCGTGGGCAGGCCCAGGAAG AATGCATCAGCCGAAACAACTGAAGCACCTAATCCAAAATCGGTTGTCAATGGAGAATTTAAGCGGAAGCTTGAGTACTTT CAATTCAAAGTGGGGCAAGCTGTTGGTGCACTAAAACCTTACTTAAACCCTGAAAGCGCGGACAGTGCTGTTGCCGCAATCCAAGAATTAGAAGGGCTTGCAACCATGGACATAAGCGCCCCATTAGATATTCAAGCTCAGCAGCCGCCAATGCTCCAAAGTTGA
- the LOC126626009 gene encoding probable serine/threonine-protein kinase SIS8 isoform X1 has protein sequence MKNLIKKLHNMSNQSKDSEGSAASSRGSKSISKSSSEKERLLHSRSHQGSEHKPFSGISGWLNSVGNRHTPSPPSSSNVNRAERMEQPPDAAVSGSGLDVVSDTGKRDSGSSTSRDADITEEYQIQLALELSAREDPEAVQIEAVKQISLGSSAPDNTPAEVIAYRYWNYNALSYDDKVVDGFYDLYGILTESTSERMPSLVDLQGAPLSDSVTWEAILVNRAADANLLKLEQVALEMAVKSSSDPRVFLNSNLVQKLALLVADYMGGPVVNPENMLREWQNLSYILKANNGSMVLPLGSLRIGLARHRALLFKVLADSVSIPCRLVKGQQYTGSSDVAMNFVKIYDREYIVDLMADPGTLIPSDAAGSHIEYDESYFSANPFSRDIDSSHVASSSSGVGSSYEEHSDFGKLEKKSRLRNFASSTRDSEEREKPISHANLPRPTECEEQPKMPSDEFRYASDVEKMLVQELPGKPNYPFAHARSPSWTEGVSSPAVHKKKVKDVSKYMIVAAKENPNLAQKLHDVLLESGVVAPPNLFREIYPEELDVSTVETKRQAEDKSEHKERFGTQKAKSQDDKRPAHSLPPLPQQRVNLKTSTSCQPEILKPVEGLGVSLPLDTREVTGQNISSQSEASPVKHTKNVPVAAAAAAAAAVVASSMVVAAAKSSTDPTLELPVAAAATATAAAVVATTAAVNKQCDQGMRSDGDAESGGFEPRGSGGREHDALGVSSEGERTSDRSAGNESTRSDVTIDDVADCEIPFEDITLGERIGLGSYGEVYHGDWHGTEVAVKRFLDQNFLGESLDEFRSEVRIMKRLRHPNVVLFMGAITRPPNLSIVTEFLPRGSLYRLLHRPNNQLDERRRLRMALDAARGMNYLHNCTPVIVHRDLKSPNLLVDKNWVVKVCDFGLSRMKNSTFLSSRSTAGTAEWMAPEVLRNEPSDEKCDVYSYGVILWELSTMQQPWGGMNPMQVVGAVGFQHRRLDIPDNIDPAVADLIRKCWQTDPKLRPSFAEIMATLKPLQKPMSRSAQT, from the exons ATGAAGAACCTTATTAAGAAACTGCATAACATGTCCAACCAATCAAAAGATTCAGAAGGGTCTGCAGCTTCATCAAGGGGCAGTAAGTCCATTAGCAAGTCGTCCTCTGAAAAGGAAAGGCTTTTGCACTCAAGGTCCCATCAGGGTTCTGAGCATAAACCCTTTTCGGGGATTTCGGGTTGGTTGAATTCAGTTGGCAATAGGCATACCCCTAGTCCCCCATCATCTTCAAATGTCAATAGGGCCGAGAGAATGGAGCAGCCACCTGATGCAGCTGTTAGTGGGAGTGGTTTAGATGTTGTTTCCGATACAGGTAAGCGCGACTCGGGGTCTAGTACCTCAAGGGATGCTGATATAACAGAAGAGTATCAGATTCAATTGGCTTTGGAGTTGAGTGCTAGGGAAGATCCAGAGGCAGTTCAGATTGAGGCTGTTAAGCAGATTAGCTTGGGGTCTAGTGCTCCTGATAATACTCCAGCTGAAGTTATAGCATACCGCTATTGG AATTACAATGCTCTTAGCTATGATGACAAGGTCGTGGATGGGTTCTATGATCTGTATGGAATATTGACGGAGTCAACCTCAGAAAGAATGCCTTCCCTTGTTGATCTGCAAGGAGCACCCTTGTCAGATAGTGTCACCTGGGAAGCAATTTTGGTCAATCGAGCTGCCGATGCAAATTTGTTGAAACTTGAACAGGTGGCCCTAGAAATGGCTGTAAAGTCAAGTTCAGATCCTCGGGTTTTTCTAAACAGCAATCTGGTGCAAAAACTTGCTCTTTTAGTTGCTGACTACATGGGTGGACCAGTTGTGAATCCTGAAAACATGTTGAGAGAATGGCAAAATCTTAGTTACATTTTGAAAGCAAACAATGGTAGCATGGTTTTGCCACTGGGTTCTCTGAGGATTGGATTAGCTCGACATCGTGCATTGTTGTTCAAG GTTTTGGCTGATAGTGTGAGCATCCCATGCCGGTTGGTGAAAGGACAACAATACACGGGGTCCAGTGATGTTGCAATGAACTTTGTAAAAATTTATGATAG GGAGTATATTGTTGATCTGATGGCAGACCCCGGCACACTTATTCCATCTGATGCAGCTGGATCACATATAGAATATGACGAATCTTACTTTTCCGCCAATCCTTTTTCTAGAGACATTGATTCCTCTCATGTTGCTTCTTCCAGTAGTGGAGTTGGGAGTTCGTATGAAGAACATTCGGACTTTGGAAAATTAGAGAAGAAATCCAGGTTAAGAAATTTTGCTTCTTCCACAAGGGATTccgaagagagagaaaaaccaATATCTCATGCAAATTTACCCAGACCAACTGAATGCGAGGAACAACCCAAGATGCCTTCAGATGAATTTAGATATGCCTCTGACGTAGAAAAGATGCTGGTGCAGGAACTTCCAGGAAAGCCAAATTATCCTTTTGCGCATGCAAGATCCCCTTCATGGACTGAAGGTGTTAGCTCTCCAGCCGTTCATAAAAAGAAGGTTAAGGACGTTTCCAAATACATGATTGTGGCTGCCAAGGAGAATCCAAATCTAGCTCAAAAGCTTCATGATGTTTTACTTGAAAGTGGAGTTGTTGCTCCCCCGAACCTGTTTAGGGAAATATATCCAGAGGAGTTAGATGTGTCAACAGTTGAGACCAAGCGCCAGGCAGAAGATAAGAGCGAACATAAAGAAAGGTTTGGAACACAAAAAGCTAAAAGTCAAGATGATAAAAGGCCAGCTCACTCTCTGCCTCCTTTGCCTCAGCAAAGGGTGAATCTTAAAACTAGTACTTCTTGTCAACCGGAGATTCTTAAGCCTGTGGAAGGTTTAGGGGTCAGCCTTCCACTTGATACGAGGGAAGTAACTGGCCAGAATATCTCATCACAGTCTGAAGCATCTCCAGTTAAACATACAAAGAATGTCCCTGTTGCTGCAGCAGCAGCGGCCGCAGCAGCTGTTGTTGCATCGTCTATGGTAGTAGCTGCAGCAAAGTCAAGTACCGACCCAACTCTTGAACTTCCTGTGGCAGCTGCTGCCACTGCTACTGCTGCAGCTGTGGTTGCAACAACTGCAGCTGTCAATAAGCAATGCGATCAGGGTATGAGAAGTGATGGAGATGCAGAAAGTGGTGGTTTTGAACCAAGGGGCAGTGGTGGCCGTGAACATGATGCTTTGGGAGTTAGTTCAGAAGGCGAGCGAACATCAGATCGATCAGCAGGTAATGAAAGCACTAGATCTGACGTCACAATTGATGATGTTGCAGACTGCGAGATTCCTTTTGAGGATATCACCTTGGGTGAACGTATTGGACTTG GATCGTATGGGGAGGTCTATCATGGAGACTGGCATGGGACT GAGGTTGCTGTGAAGAGGTTTCTAGACCAAAACTTTTTGGGCGAATCACTTGATGAATTCAGAAGTGAG GTTCGGATAATGAAAAGACTCAGGCATCCTAATGTTGTTCTCTTCATGGGTGCAATAACTCGCCCTCCAAATCTTTCCATTGTTACAGAATTTCTTCCAAG AGGTAGTTTATACAGGTTATTACACCGGCCTAACAATCAATTAGATGAGCGAAGGCGCTTGAGGATGGCTCTTGATGCG GCTCGGGGAATGAATTACTTGCATAACTGCACTCCAGTAATTGTACACCgtgatttgaagtctccaaatCTTCTTGTCGACAAGAATTGGGTTGTGAAG GTCTGCGATTTTGGGTTATCACGAATGAAGAACAGCACATTTCTCTCATCAAGGTCGACTGCAGGGACG GCTGAATGGATGGCTCCGGAAGTGCTACGAAATGAACCTTCCGATGAAAA ATGCGATGTTTATAGCTACGGGGTCATATTATGGGAGCTCTCTACGATGCAACAGCCATGGGGGGGAATGAACCCAATGCAAGTTGTTGGTGCAGTTGGATTTCAA
- the LOC126626009 gene encoding probable serine/threonine-protein kinase SIS8 isoform X2, with protein MKNLIKKLHNMSNQSKDSEGSAASSRGSKSISKSSSEKERLLHSRSHQGSEHKPFSGISGWLNSVGNRHTPSPPSSSNVNRAERMEQPPDAAVSGSGLDVVSDTGKRDSGSSTSRDADITEEYQIQLALELSAREDPEAVQIEAVKQISLGSSAPDNTPAEVIAYRYWNYNALSYDDKVVDGFYDLYGILTESTSERMPSLVDLQGAPLSDSVTWEAILVNRAADANLLKLEQVALEMAVKSSSDPRVFLNSNLVQKLALLVADYMGGPVVNPENMLREWQNLSYILKANNGSMVLPLGSLRIGLARHRALLFKVLADSVSIPCRLVKGQQYTGSSDVAMNFVKIYDREYIVDLMADPGTLIPSDAAGSHIEYDESYFSANPFSRDIDSSHVASSSSGVGSSYEEHSDFGKLEKKSRLRNFASSTRDSEEREKPISHANLPRPTECEEQPKMPSDEFRYASDVEKMLVQELPGKPNYPFAHARSPSWTEGVSSPAVHKKKVKDVSKYMIVAAKENPNLAQKLHDVLLESGVVAPPNLFREIYPEELDVSTVETKRQAEDKSEHKERFGTQKAKSQDDKRPAHSLPPLPQQRVNLKTSTSCQPEILKPVEGLGVSLPLDTREVTGQNISSQSEASPVKHTKNVPVAAAAAAAAAVVASSMVVAAAKSSTDPTLELPVAAAATATAAAVVATTAAVNKQCDQGMRSDGDAESGGFEPRGSGGREHDALGVSSEGERTSDRSAGSYGEVYHGDWHGTEVAVKRFLDQNFLGESLDEFRSEVRIMKRLRHPNVVLFMGAITRPPNLSIVTEFLPRGSLYRLLHRPNNQLDERRRLRMALDAARGMNYLHNCTPVIVHRDLKSPNLLVDKNWVVKVCDFGLSRMKNSTFLSSRSTAGTAEWMAPEVLRNEPSDEKCDVYSYGVILWELSTMQQPWGGMNPMQVVGAVGFQHRRLDIPDNIDPAVADLIRKCWQTDPKLRPSFAEIMATLKPLQKPMSRSAQT; from the exons ATGAAGAACCTTATTAAGAAACTGCATAACATGTCCAACCAATCAAAAGATTCAGAAGGGTCTGCAGCTTCATCAAGGGGCAGTAAGTCCATTAGCAAGTCGTCCTCTGAAAAGGAAAGGCTTTTGCACTCAAGGTCCCATCAGGGTTCTGAGCATAAACCCTTTTCGGGGATTTCGGGTTGGTTGAATTCAGTTGGCAATAGGCATACCCCTAGTCCCCCATCATCTTCAAATGTCAATAGGGCCGAGAGAATGGAGCAGCCACCTGATGCAGCTGTTAGTGGGAGTGGTTTAGATGTTGTTTCCGATACAGGTAAGCGCGACTCGGGGTCTAGTACCTCAAGGGATGCTGATATAACAGAAGAGTATCAGATTCAATTGGCTTTGGAGTTGAGTGCTAGGGAAGATCCAGAGGCAGTTCAGATTGAGGCTGTTAAGCAGATTAGCTTGGGGTCTAGTGCTCCTGATAATACTCCAGCTGAAGTTATAGCATACCGCTATTGG AATTACAATGCTCTTAGCTATGATGACAAGGTCGTGGATGGGTTCTATGATCTGTATGGAATATTGACGGAGTCAACCTCAGAAAGAATGCCTTCCCTTGTTGATCTGCAAGGAGCACCCTTGTCAGATAGTGTCACCTGGGAAGCAATTTTGGTCAATCGAGCTGCCGATGCAAATTTGTTGAAACTTGAACAGGTGGCCCTAGAAATGGCTGTAAAGTCAAGTTCAGATCCTCGGGTTTTTCTAAACAGCAATCTGGTGCAAAAACTTGCTCTTTTAGTTGCTGACTACATGGGTGGACCAGTTGTGAATCCTGAAAACATGTTGAGAGAATGGCAAAATCTTAGTTACATTTTGAAAGCAAACAATGGTAGCATGGTTTTGCCACTGGGTTCTCTGAGGATTGGATTAGCTCGACATCGTGCATTGTTGTTCAAG GTTTTGGCTGATAGTGTGAGCATCCCATGCCGGTTGGTGAAAGGACAACAATACACGGGGTCCAGTGATGTTGCAATGAACTTTGTAAAAATTTATGATAG GGAGTATATTGTTGATCTGATGGCAGACCCCGGCACACTTATTCCATCTGATGCAGCTGGATCACATATAGAATATGACGAATCTTACTTTTCCGCCAATCCTTTTTCTAGAGACATTGATTCCTCTCATGTTGCTTCTTCCAGTAGTGGAGTTGGGAGTTCGTATGAAGAACATTCGGACTTTGGAAAATTAGAGAAGAAATCCAGGTTAAGAAATTTTGCTTCTTCCACAAGGGATTccgaagagagagaaaaaccaATATCTCATGCAAATTTACCCAGACCAACTGAATGCGAGGAACAACCCAAGATGCCTTCAGATGAATTTAGATATGCCTCTGACGTAGAAAAGATGCTGGTGCAGGAACTTCCAGGAAAGCCAAATTATCCTTTTGCGCATGCAAGATCCCCTTCATGGACTGAAGGTGTTAGCTCTCCAGCCGTTCATAAAAAGAAGGTTAAGGACGTTTCCAAATACATGATTGTGGCTGCCAAGGAGAATCCAAATCTAGCTCAAAAGCTTCATGATGTTTTACTTGAAAGTGGAGTTGTTGCTCCCCCGAACCTGTTTAGGGAAATATATCCAGAGGAGTTAGATGTGTCAACAGTTGAGACCAAGCGCCAGGCAGAAGATAAGAGCGAACATAAAGAAAGGTTTGGAACACAAAAAGCTAAAAGTCAAGATGATAAAAGGCCAGCTCACTCTCTGCCTCCTTTGCCTCAGCAAAGGGTGAATCTTAAAACTAGTACTTCTTGTCAACCGGAGATTCTTAAGCCTGTGGAAGGTTTAGGGGTCAGCCTTCCACTTGATACGAGGGAAGTAACTGGCCAGAATATCTCATCACAGTCTGAAGCATCTCCAGTTAAACATACAAAGAATGTCCCTGTTGCTGCAGCAGCAGCGGCCGCAGCAGCTGTTGTTGCATCGTCTATGGTAGTAGCTGCAGCAAAGTCAAGTACCGACCCAACTCTTGAACTTCCTGTGGCAGCTGCTGCCACTGCTACTGCTGCAGCTGTGGTTGCAACAACTGCAGCTGTCAATAAGCAATGCGATCAGGGTATGAGAAGTGATGGAGATGCAGAAAGTGGTGGTTTTGAACCAAGGGGCAGTGGTGGCCGTGAACATGATGCTTTGGGAGTTAGTTCAGAAGGCGAGCGAACATCAGATCGATCAGCAG GATCGTATGGGGAGGTCTATCATGGAGACTGGCATGGGACT GAGGTTGCTGTGAAGAGGTTTCTAGACCAAAACTTTTTGGGCGAATCACTTGATGAATTCAGAAGTGAG GTTCGGATAATGAAAAGACTCAGGCATCCTAATGTTGTTCTCTTCATGGGTGCAATAACTCGCCCTCCAAATCTTTCCATTGTTACAGAATTTCTTCCAAG AGGTAGTTTATACAGGTTATTACACCGGCCTAACAATCAATTAGATGAGCGAAGGCGCTTGAGGATGGCTCTTGATGCG GCTCGGGGAATGAATTACTTGCATAACTGCACTCCAGTAATTGTACACCgtgatttgaagtctccaaatCTTCTTGTCGACAAGAATTGGGTTGTGAAG GTCTGCGATTTTGGGTTATCACGAATGAAGAACAGCACATTTCTCTCATCAAGGTCGACTGCAGGGACG GCTGAATGGATGGCTCCGGAAGTGCTACGAAATGAACCTTCCGATGAAAA ATGCGATGTTTATAGCTACGGGGTCATATTATGGGAGCTCTCTACGATGCAACAGCCATGGGGGGGAATGAACCCAATGCAAGTTGTTGGTGCAGTTGGATTTCAA